A genomic stretch from Hymenobacter psoromatis includes:
- a CDS encoding fructose-bisphosphatase (catalyzes the formation of D-fructose 6-phosphate from fructose-1,6-bisphosphate), with the protein MPPIPPPSHDDLATPVGTTLERYIMRKQAEFPFATGELSQLLRDIALASKIMVREVSRAGLSGLADVVAPEGQDTPPRHRLGEEAHVRFVRALTNGRECCAILSEASTEMIDTGNHDGRYVVALNPMNGSVSLDFNVSTGTIFSIYRRVSRYGGPARVEDFLQGGRAQVAAGYILYGSSVMLVYTTGHGVAGFTYEPSLGEFFLSHPRLTIPATGEVFSCNEGNWFDFPEFARTFLTTCKERRMAARYVGSLAADYHRNLFTGGIYLYPPTGQWPSGELRLLYECYPIAFVTEQAGGLAVTGAGDVLDVLLTADLHQRVPLFVGSSELVRELQSVAAA; encoded by the coding sequence ATGCCCCCTATCCCCCCTCCTTCGCACGACGACCTGGCTACGCCCGTCGGTACTACCCTGGAGCGCTATATTATGCGTAAGCAGGCCGAGTTTCCGTTTGCCACCGGCGAGCTGAGCCAGCTGCTGCGCGACATTGCCCTGGCCAGCAAGATTATGGTGCGCGAGGTGAGCCGCGCCGGCCTCAGCGGCCTCGCCGACGTGGTGGCGCCCGAGGGCCAGGACACGCCGCCCCGCCACCGCCTGGGCGAGGAAGCGCACGTGCGCTTCGTGCGCGCCCTCACCAACGGCCGCGAGTGCTGCGCCATCCTGAGCGAAGCCAGCACCGAGATGATTGATACCGGCAACCACGACGGCCGCTACGTGGTGGCGCTCAACCCGATGAATGGCTCGGTGAGCCTGGACTTTAACGTGAGCACGGGCACCATTTTCAGCATCTACCGGCGCGTGAGTCGCTACGGCGGGCCGGCGCGGGTCGAGGATTTTTTGCAGGGCGGGCGGGCGCAGGTGGCGGCGGGCTACATCCTCTACGGCTCCAGCGTGATGCTGGTGTACACGACCGGGCACGGCGTGGCGGGCTTCACCTACGAGCCGAGTCTGGGCGAATTTTTCCTCTCGCATCCCAGGCTGACCATTCCGGCCACGGGCGAGGTATTTTCCTGCAACGAGGGCAACTGGTTTGACTTCCCGGAGTTTGCCCGCACCTTCCTCACCACTTGCAAGGAGCGCCGCATGGCCGCCCGCTACGTGGGCTCGCTGGCCGCCGACTACCACCGCAACTTATTCACGGGCGGCATCTACCTCTACCCCCCCACCGGGCAGTGGCCCAGCGGCGAGCTGCGCCTGCTCTACGAGTGCTACCCCATTGCCTTCGTGACCGAGCAAGCTGGCGGCCTGGCAGTTACGGGAGCCGGAGACGTGCTCGACGTGCTGCTCACCGCCGACCTGCACCAGCGCGTGCCGCTGTTTGTGGGCTCCTCGGAGCTGGTGCGCGAACTGCAAAGCGTGGCCGCCGCTTGA
- a CDS encoding altronate oxidoreductase produces the protein MFILSEELVRGGAAVPGVSLPPPALLDLPEKVLQFGTGVLLRGLPDFLIDQANRQGIFNGRVVVVKSTDGGDATAFARQDNLYTVCVRGVEDGQAISQNVVCASISRVLSARGQWAEVLRVAASPALRIVLSNTTEVGIVLDETDDVRAAPPRSFPGKLLAVLLARYAAFAGAADKGLVIVPTELIPDNGTKLHGILRELAENQVPDPGFLHWLETANTVCNSLVDRIVPGAPTAAAAASLAQELGYDDELLLMSEAYRLWAIEGDERVRAVLSFEQADAGIVVQPDINQFRELKLRLLNGTHSLACGLAVLGGVGTVREAMEDDHFASYIRHLMLTDLLPGIPYPLDEAVGQRFGLQVLDRFRNPAVEHRWLAITLNYSAKLRLRVVPDLLHYYQRFGTVPHYVALGFAAYLLFMRGVRHADGRWHGTARGQEYLIQDEQAGFFADLWHHHSPTELVRQALSDTGLWDADLTALAGFTAAVTRYLGQLQLEGAAATLAGMLTKNQRAAV, from the coding sequence ATGTTTATTCTATCCGAAGAATTAGTACGCGGCGGGGCAGCGGTGCCCGGCGTTTCCCTACCCCCCCCCGCGCTGCTCGACCTGCCCGAGAAGGTGCTCCAGTTTGGCACTGGCGTGCTGCTGCGCGGCCTCCCCGATTTTTTGATTGACCAGGCCAACCGCCAAGGCATTTTTAATGGCCGGGTGGTGGTGGTGAAAAGCACCGATGGCGGCGACGCCACCGCCTTTGCCCGCCAGGATAACCTCTACACGGTGTGCGTGCGCGGTGTGGAAGATGGCCAGGCCATCAGCCAGAACGTGGTGTGCGCCAGCATCAGCCGGGTGCTGTCGGCCCGCGGGCAGTGGGCCGAAGTGCTGCGGGTGGCCGCCAGCCCCGCGCTGCGAATCGTGCTTTCGAACACGACGGAGGTAGGCATCGTGCTCGACGAAACCGACGACGTGCGCGCCGCGCCGCCGCGCTCGTTTCCGGGCAAGTTGCTGGCCGTGCTGCTGGCCCGCTACGCGGCCTTTGCCGGCGCGGCCGATAAGGGCCTGGTCATCGTGCCCACCGAATTGATACCCGACAACGGCACCAAACTACACGGCATCCTGCGCGAGCTGGCCGAAAACCAGGTGCCCGACCCCGGCTTCCTGCACTGGCTCGAAACGGCCAACACGGTCTGTAACTCGCTGGTGGACCGCATTGTGCCGGGCGCACCCACCGCCGCGGCCGCCGCCAGCCTGGCTCAGGAGCTGGGCTACGACGACGAGCTATTGCTAATGTCGGAAGCGTATCGGCTGTGGGCCATCGAGGGCGATGAGCGGGTGCGGGCGGTGCTGAGCTTTGAGCAGGCCGACGCGGGCATTGTCGTGCAGCCCGACATTAATCAGTTCCGGGAGCTGAAGCTGCGCCTGCTCAACGGCACCCACTCGCTGGCCTGCGGGCTGGCCGTGCTGGGGGGGGTAGGCACCGTGCGCGAGGCGATGGAGGACGACCACTTCGCGAGCTACATCCGCCACCTGATGCTGACCGATTTGCTGCCCGGCATTCCCTACCCCCTCGATGAGGCGGTGGGCCAGCGCTTTGGGCTGCAGGTGCTTGACCGCTTCCGCAACCCCGCCGTGGAGCACCGCTGGCTGGCCATCACCCTCAACTACTCGGCCAAGCTGCGGCTGCGCGTGGTGCCCGATTTGCTGCATTATTACCAGCGCTTCGGGACCGTGCCGCACTACGTGGCGCTGGGCTTCGCGGCCTACCTGCTGTTTATGCGCGGCGTGCGGCACGCGGACGGCCGCTGGCACGGCACGGCGCGAGGCCAGGAATACCTGATTCAGGATGAGCAGGCGGGCTTTTTCGCTGATTTGTGGCACCACCACTCACCCACCGAGCTGGTGCGGCAGGCGCTGAGCGACACGGGCCTCTGGGACGCCGACCTAACCGCCCTCGCCGGCTTTACGGCCGCCGTGACGCGCTACCTGGGTCAGCTGCAGCTCGAAGGCGCGGCCGCTACTTTGGCCGGCATGTTGACTAAAAACCAGCGCGCGGCGGTTTAA
- a CDS encoding 2-dehydro-3-deoxygluconokinase, producing the protein MMKQVVTFGEVMMRLSPPLNYRLPQTATLEVTYGGGDANVAAALAQMGVPAAHVSAFPANELGHAAANHLRRYGVDTNHCLFTEGHRLGLYFLEVGASLRPSRIVYDRAGSAFAHLDPAAFNWDEILKDAGWLHWTGITPAISAAAAQATADAIAAARRLGLTVSADVNYRRNLWQYGQRAQDVMPALVAGCDIVVCTEGDADDLFGIKAEANSDNGFISMSQQLTQRFPHIKRVIATRRQTQSASHERICGLLWDQGEFFETPFYDISPVVDRIGGGDSFISGFIYGSNTYESRADALSFATVASALKHTIHGDINLVTPAEVEHLMQGNLTGRLLR; encoded by the coding sequence CTGATGAAGCAAGTCGTCACCTTCGGCGAAGTAATGATGCGGCTCTCGCCGCCGCTGAACTACCGGCTGCCGCAGACCGCTACCCTCGAAGTAACCTACGGCGGCGGCGACGCCAACGTAGCCGCTGCCCTCGCCCAAATGGGCGTGCCGGCCGCCCACGTTTCGGCCTTCCCGGCCAATGAGCTGGGCCACGCGGCCGCCAACCACCTGCGCCGCTACGGTGTCGATACGAATCATTGCCTCTTCACTGAAGGCCACCGGCTGGGGCTGTACTTCCTGGAAGTGGGGGCCTCGCTGCGGCCCAGCCGCATCGTGTACGACCGCGCCGGCTCAGCCTTCGCCCACCTCGACCCGGCCGCTTTCAACTGGGACGAGATTCTGAAAGATGCCGGCTGGCTGCACTGGACGGGCATTACGCCCGCCATTTCGGCCGCCGCCGCCCAGGCCACGGCCGACGCCATCGCGGCCGCGCGCCGGCTGGGCCTCACCGTCTCGGCCGACGTGAACTACCGCCGCAACCTGTGGCAATACGGCCAACGGGCGCAGGATGTGATGCCTGCACTCGTGGCCGGCTGCGATATCGTGGTCTGCACGGAGGGCGACGCCGACGACCTGTTTGGCATCAAGGCCGAGGCCAATTCGGACAACGGCTTTATTTCGATGAGTCAGCAATTGACCCAGCGTTTCCCCCACATCAAGCGCGTGATTGCGACCCGCCGCCAAACGCAGAGCGCCTCGCATGAGCGCATTTGCGGCCTGCTATGGGACCAGGGCGAGTTTTTTGAGACGCCCTTCTACGATATCTCGCCGGTGGTGGACCGCATCGGCGGCGGCGACTCATTCATTTCGGGCTTCATTTACGGCTCCAATACTTACGAGAGTCGGGCCGACGCGCTTTCGTTCGCCACCGTCGCTTCGGCCCTCAAGCATACTATTCACGGCGACATCAACCTGGTGACGCCCGCCGAAGTCGAGCACCTCATGCAGGGCAACCTGACGGGACGCTTGCTGCGTTGA
- a CDS encoding dehydrogenase: protein MPKIIAPEVEFSQLLADLKQATPEIFTAEGGYLNLLEGRWQEPGQPKPFHSPIDGTDIGSLPMLQHDQALRAVRAAKGEAAAWAATDLDERKRRVQDCLDHLRPHIDLVSKLLMWEIGKTYKLGFNDIDRAVEGVQWYVDNIEGMLGDRKPLGLVSNIASWNYPMSVLMHAVLVQVLCGNSVIAKAPTDGGFISLSLTFAIARRAGLPVTLVSGPGGELSDVLVKDPAVDCLSFVGGRYNGRNIADALASQDKRYMLEMEGVNTYGIWNYSQWDTLAEQLIKGYDYGKQRCTAYVRWVVERRLFPEFLETYTKAIGSLKIGNPTLVDKAGDKLPDLAFGPVINARQAEDLDRLYADGLKTGAIPFYEGKLDDNLFLPGQDRAAYRAPRALVGLPRQAELYFKEPFGPIDSVVLVDRVEELVGEMNISNGALVTALGSDDTQWATRTGKELRAFKVGINKLRSRGDREEVFGGLGESWKGAFVGGKLLVEAVTQGNPGQAVLGNYPDAILLPEKA from the coding sequence ATGCCGAAAATCATCGCACCCGAAGTCGAGTTCAGCCAGCTGCTGGCCGACCTCAAGCAGGCTACCCCCGAAATTTTCACCGCCGAGGGCGGCTACCTCAATCTGCTTGAAGGCCGCTGGCAGGAGCCGGGCCAGCCCAAGCCCTTCCACTCGCCCATCGACGGCACCGACATTGGCTCGCTGCCCATGCTTCAGCACGACCAGGCCCTGCGCGCCGTGCGCGCCGCCAAGGGCGAAGCCGCCGCCTGGGCCGCCACCGACCTCGACGAGCGCAAGCGCCGCGTGCAGGACTGCCTCGACCACCTGCGCCCGCACATTGACCTGGTTAGCAAGCTCTTGATGTGGGAAATCGGCAAGACCTACAAGCTGGGCTTCAACGACATTGACCGCGCCGTGGAGGGCGTGCAGTGGTACGTGGACAATATCGAAGGGATGCTCGGCGACCGTAAGCCGCTGGGCCTGGTCAGCAACATCGCATCCTGGAACTACCCGATGTCGGTGCTGATGCACGCGGTGCTGGTGCAGGTGCTGTGCGGCAACTCGGTGATTGCCAAGGCCCCCACCGATGGCGGCTTTATCTCGCTGAGCCTCACTTTTGCCATCGCGCGCCGCGCCGGCCTGCCCGTGACGCTGGTGAGCGGCCCCGGCGGCGAGCTAAGCGACGTGCTGGTGAAGGACCCCGCCGTGGACTGCCTCAGCTTCGTGGGTGGCCGCTACAACGGCCGCAACATCGCCGACGCGCTGGCTTCGCAAGACAAGCGCTATATGCTGGAGATGGAGGGCGTAAACACCTACGGCATCTGGAACTACTCGCAGTGGGACACCCTGGCCGAGCAGCTCATCAAGGGCTACGACTACGGCAAGCAGCGCTGCACCGCCTACGTGCGCTGGGTGGTGGAGCGCCGGCTATTCCCGGAGTTTCTGGAAACCTACACCAAGGCCATCGGCAGCCTCAAAATCGGCAACCCTACCCTCGTGGATAAGGCCGGCGACAAGCTGCCCGACCTGGCTTTCGGCCCCGTTATCAACGCCCGCCAGGCTGAGGACCTCGACCGTCTTTACGCCGACGGCCTCAAGACCGGGGCTATCCCCTTTTACGAAGGCAAGCTGGATGACAATCTCTTCCTGCCCGGCCAGGACCGCGCGGCCTACCGCGCCCCGCGCGCGCTGGTGGGCCTGCCCCGCCAGGCCGAGCTGTACTTCAAGGAGCCCTTCGGCCCCATCGATTCGGTGGTGCTGGTGGACCGCGTGGAGGAGTTGGTGGGCGAGATGAACATCTCGAACGGCGCGCTGGTGACGGCCCTCGGCTCGGACGATACTCAGTGGGCCACCCGCACCGGCAAGGAGCTGCGCGCCTTCAAGGTGGGCATCAACAAGCTGCGCTCGCGCGGCGACCGCGAGGAAGTATTCGGCGGCCTGGGCGAGAGCTGGAAAGGCGCTTTCGTGGGCGGCAAGCTGCTGGTGGAAGCCGTGACTCAGGGCAACCCAGGGCAGGCCGTGCTCGGCAACTATCCCGACGCTATTCTGCTGCCGGAAAAGGCGTAG
- a CDS encoding uronate isomerase produces MTPFLSDDFLLHTETARQLYHFHAAPQPIIDYHCHLPPDQIAQNRQFENLTQIWLSGDHYKWRAMRANGVNERFVTGDASDWEKFEKWAETVPYTVRNPLYNWTHLELRRYFGITELLNKASARRIYDQCNALLQTPEYAVQGLLRRMNVVTVCTTDDPADSLEHHRALAATDFGTRVLPTFRPDKAMAPEAPDYNQYLDRLGAAAGVGIQTYADLQAALRQRHDFFAAQGGRLSDHGLERLSAADYTEAEVTAIFAKARAGQALSAPEVEQFKSALLIFLAELDWEKGWTQQFHLGALRNNNTRALRQLGPDTGWDSIGDFEQGRALSRFLDRLDNQDKLAKTVLYNLNPADNDLFATMIGNFQDGSVAGKMQFGSSWWFLDQKDGMEKQLNALSNMGLLSRFVGMLTDSRSFLSFPRHEYFRRILCNLLGRDVENGELPAEELPWLGELVEKISYGNARDYFGFAPAATPASAGDFGAN; encoded by the coding sequence ATGACTCCTTTCCTCTCCGACGACTTCCTGCTGCACACCGAAACCGCGCGCCAGCTTTACCACTTCCACGCCGCGCCGCAGCCCATTATCGACTACCACTGCCACCTGCCGCCCGACCAGATTGCCCAAAACCGGCAGTTTGAGAACCTCACCCAAATCTGGCTCTCCGGCGACCATTACAAGTGGCGCGCCATGCGCGCTAATGGCGTAAATGAGCGCTTCGTGACCGGCGATGCGTCGGACTGGGAGAAGTTCGAGAAGTGGGCCGAAACGGTGCCCTACACCGTGCGTAACCCACTCTATAACTGGACGCACCTGGAGCTGCGCCGCTACTTTGGCATCACCGAATTGCTGAATAAGGCGAGCGCCCGCCGCATCTACGACCAGTGCAACGCGCTGCTGCAAACCCCCGAATACGCGGTGCAGGGCCTGCTGCGCAGGATGAACGTGGTAACCGTCTGCACCACCGACGACCCGGCCGACTCGCTGGAGCACCACCGGGCGCTGGCAGCCACCGACTTTGGCACGCGCGTGCTGCCCACCTTCCGCCCCGACAAGGCTATGGCGCCCGAGGCCCCCGACTATAACCAGTATCTCGACCGCCTGGGCGCGGCGGCGGGGGTAGGGATTCAGACGTATGCCGACTTGCAGGCCGCCCTGCGCCAGCGCCACGACTTCTTCGCCGCGCAGGGGGGTAGGCTTTCCGACCACGGCCTGGAGCGGCTCTCCGCCGCCGATTATACGGAGGCGGAAGTAACGGCCATCTTCGCCAAGGCCCGCGCCGGGCAGGCACTGAGCGCGCCCGAAGTGGAGCAGTTTAAGTCGGCCCTGCTGATTTTCCTGGCTGAGCTGGATTGGGAGAAGGGCTGGACGCAGCAGTTTCACCTGGGTGCGCTGCGCAACAACAACACCCGCGCCCTGCGCCAGCTTGGCCCCGACACGGGCTGGGACTCGATTGGCGATTTTGAGCAGGGTAGGGCGCTGTCGCGCTTCCTCGACCGGCTCGACAACCAGGACAAGCTGGCCAAAACGGTGCTCTACAACCTCAACCCCGCCGATAACGACCTGTTTGCCACCATGATTGGCAACTTCCAGGATGGCTCAGTGGCCGGCAAGATGCAGTTTGGCTCGAGCTGGTGGTTTCTGGACCAGAAGGACGGCATGGAAAAGCAGCTCAACGCCCTCAGCAACATGGGCTTGCTGAGCCGCTTCGTGGGCATGCTCACCGATTCGCGCAGCTTCCTGTCGTTTCCGCGCCACGAGTACTTCCGGCGCATCTTGTGCAACCTGCTGGGCCGCGACGTGGAAAACGGCGAGTTGCCCGCCGAGGAATTGCCCTGGCTGGGCGAGCTGGTCGAAAAAATCAGCTACGGCAACGCCCGCGACTACTTCGGCTTTGCGCCGGCCGCCACGCCGGCAAGTGCGGGGGACTTTGGCGCTAACTAG
- a CDS encoding MFS transporter, translating into MNPTLRSSPPGTDTSVIGRYRWTICSLVFFATTINYLDRAVISLLKPYLEKAFNWNSGDYANIEIAFKLAYAVGMIGAGRLIDKLGTKIGYALSTALWSVAAMGHALVSSTLGFGVARSALGLTEAGNFPAAIKTTAEWFPQRERALATGIFNSGSNVGAIIAPLSVPWMAEHWGWQSAFLVTGALGFIWLVLWMLVYDTPANSKRLSQAEFDYINADIPVGLPAEGVTEEKPKVGWLPLLGFRQTWAFVIGKFITDPIWWFYLFWLPDFLTKQYHLTGTAIALPVAAVYVLSSIGSVGGGYLPLGFMRRGMPAFQARKMAMLLIAFCVLPIVFAEYLGHRSMWLAVLVIGIAAAAHQAWSANIFTTVSDMFPKRAVASVTGIGGFAGGMGGIALTALVQKRMFVQYEAIGRLDHAYFIMFLICGGAYLLAWVLMFTLVPRMEPITLDAPTPPSAV; encoded by the coding sequence ATGAATCCCACCCTTCGCAGCTCGCCGCCGGGCACCGACACGTCGGTTATCGGCCGGTATCGTTGGACTATTTGTTCGCTGGTATTTTTTGCCACGACCATCAACTACCTCGACCGGGCGGTTATCTCGCTGCTGAAGCCGTATCTGGAAAAGGCATTCAATTGGAATTCGGGCGATTACGCCAATATTGAGATTGCCTTCAAGCTGGCTTACGCGGTGGGCATGATTGGGGCGGGGCGACTGATTGACAAGCTAGGCACCAAAATCGGCTACGCGCTTTCGACGGCGCTGTGGAGCGTGGCCGCGATGGGCCACGCGCTGGTGAGCAGCACGCTGGGCTTTGGGGTGGCGCGGAGCGCGTTGGGGCTGACGGAGGCCGGCAACTTCCCGGCCGCCATCAAGACCACCGCCGAGTGGTTTCCGCAGCGCGAGCGGGCGCTGGCCACGGGCATTTTCAACTCGGGTTCCAACGTGGGGGCCATCATCGCCCCGCTTTCGGTGCCGTGGATGGCGGAGCACTGGGGCTGGCAGTCGGCTTTCCTGGTTACGGGCGCGCTGGGCTTCATCTGGCTGGTGCTGTGGATGTTGGTGTACGACACGCCGGCCAACAGTAAGCGCCTGAGCCAGGCGGAGTTTGACTACATCAACGCCGATATTCCGGTGGGCCTGCCGGCCGAAGGCGTAACGGAGGAGAAGCCCAAGGTGGGCTGGCTGCCCCTGCTGGGCTTCCGCCAGACCTGGGCCTTCGTCATCGGCAAGTTCATTACGGACCCCATCTGGTGGTTCTACCTGTTTTGGTTGCCCGACTTTCTAACCAAGCAGTATCACCTCACGGGCACGGCCATCGCGCTGCCGGTGGCGGCCGTGTACGTGCTGTCGAGCATTGGCAGCGTGGGCGGCGGCTACCTGCCGCTGGGCTTTATGCGGCGCGGGATGCCGGCCTTCCAGGCGCGCAAGATGGCCATGCTGCTCATTGCTTTCTGCGTATTGCCGATTGTGTTTGCCGAGTATCTGGGCCACCGCAGCATGTGGCTGGCGGTGTTGGTAATCGGCATTGCGGCGGCGGCTCACCAGGCCTGGAGCGCCAACATCTTCACCACCGTGTCGGACATGTTTCCGAAGCGGGCGGTGGCCTCGGTCACGGGCATTGGCGGCTTTGCGGGCGGCATGGGCGGCATTGCGCTCACGGCCCTGGTGCAGAAGCGCATGTTTGTGCAGTACGAGGCCATTGGCCGGCTCGACCACGCGTATTTCATCATGTTTCTGATTTGCGGCGGGGCCTACCTGCTGGCGTGGGTGCTGATGTTCACGCTGGTGCCGCGCATGGAACCCATCACGCTCGACGCCCCTACCCCCCCTTCCGCCGTCTAA
- a CDS encoding ketohydroxyglutarate aldolase, whose amino-acid sequence MLSSQKVIARTLAAPLVPVFYHADAAYAQAVVRACYAGGIRVFEFTNRGANAFEVFQELAKLTESDCPDLVLGIGTIYTAADAERFIAAGAAFVVQPVTTADVAAACQRHDVAWLPGALTPNEIHAATQLGAQIVKIFPGNFVGPDYIKAVRGPMPTTKLMVTGGVEPTEASLTEWFGAGVNVVGIGSQLFKGIGDPAAITARVAPLMQFLQQQVAVN is encoded by the coding sequence ATGCTTTCCTCCCAAAAAGTTATTGCCCGCACGCTGGCCGCGCCGCTGGTGCCGGTTTTTTACCACGCCGACGCGGCCTACGCGCAAGCAGTGGTGCGGGCCTGCTACGCCGGCGGCATCCGGGTATTTGAGTTTACCAACCGCGGGGCCAATGCGTTTGAGGTGTTTCAGGAGCTGGCTAAGCTGACCGAAAGCGACTGCCCCGACCTGGTGCTGGGCATCGGCACTATCTACACGGCAGCCGATGCCGAGCGTTTCATCGCGGCCGGCGCGGCCTTCGTGGTGCAGCCCGTGACGACCGCCGACGTGGCCGCCGCCTGCCAGCGCCACGACGTGGCCTGGCTGCCGGGGGCGCTGACGCCCAACGAGATACACGCCGCTACCCAGCTCGGCGCGCAAATCGTCAAAATCTTCCCCGGCAACTTCGTCGGCCCCGACTATATTAAGGCCGTGCGCGGCCCTATGCCCACCACCAAGCTCATGGTGACGGGCGGCGTCGAGCCCACCGAGGCCAGCCTCACGGAGTGGTTTGGCGCGGGCGTGAACGTGGTAGGCATTGGTTCCCAGCTTTTTAAGGGGATAGGCGACCCGGCCGCCATCACGGCGCGCGTAGCCCCGCTGATGCAGTTTTTACAGCAACAAGTCGCTGTTAACTGA
- a CDS encoding altronate hydrolase: MKHLVAKIHPADNVLVALTDLPIGTPVTWDGVTVTTTEKIPAKHKLALQALQPGDEVTMYGVLVGRMAAPVAQGGLLTTANIKHATDSYQEGQHPHRWAQPDVSRFAGRTFLGFHRLDGRVGTANYWLVIPLVFCENRNIQVLEEALVNDLGYARRKSYQPQTQALLELLRAGKSVEEILATDLHSAEMGHQQVKPFPNVDGIRFLSHEGGCGGIRQDAQTLCGLLAGYITHPNVAGATVLSLGCQNAQVSMLQDEIAKRDPHFAKPLFVLEQQKIGTEEALVSAALRQTFAGLMQANQQQRQPAPLSKLTIGLECGGSDGFSGISANPAVGHVSDLLVALGGSVILAEFPELCGVEQEIVNRSVDHETAQRFTSLMKAYGDRAVAVGSGFDMNPSPGNIRDGLITDAMKSAGAARKGGSSPVVAVLDYPELVTKPGLNLLCTPGNDVESTTAEVGSGANVVLFTTGLGTPTGNPIAPVVKISSNTKLAERMPDIIDVNTGTVIDGAETIEQAGARILEYVIQVASGLEVSAVRHGQTDFIPWKRGVSL, translated from the coding sequence ATGAAGCACCTGGTTGCTAAAATTCACCCCGCCGATAATGTGCTCGTTGCCCTCACCGACCTGCCCATCGGCACGCCCGTGACCTGGGATGGGGTGACCGTGACGACTACCGAGAAGATACCGGCCAAGCACAAGCTGGCGCTGCAAGCCTTGCAGCCCGGCGACGAGGTGACCATGTACGGCGTGCTGGTGGGCCGCATGGCCGCGCCCGTGGCCCAGGGCGGCCTGCTCACCACGGCCAATATCAAGCACGCCACCGATTCGTATCAGGAAGGCCAGCACCCGCACCGCTGGGCGCAGCCCGACGTGAGCCGGTTCGCGGGCCGCACGTTCCTGGGCTTTCACCGGCTCGATGGGCGGGTAGGCACGGCCAACTACTGGCTGGTTATTCCGCTGGTTTTCTGCGAGAACCGCAACATTCAGGTGCTCGAAGAAGCCCTGGTGAACGACCTCGGCTACGCCCGCCGCAAGAGCTACCAGCCTCAGACCCAGGCCCTGCTGGAGCTGCTGCGGGCCGGCAAGTCGGTGGAGGAAATATTAGCTACCGACCTGCACTCGGCCGAAATGGGCCACCAACAGGTGAAGCCATTTCCGAACGTGGACGGCATTCGGTTTCTCAGCCACGAAGGCGGCTGCGGCGGCATTCGGCAGGATGCCCAGACGCTGTGCGGCCTGCTGGCCGGCTACATCACCCACCCCAACGTGGCCGGCGCCACGGTGCTGAGCCTGGGCTGTCAGAACGCGCAGGTGAGCATGTTGCAGGACGAAATCGCGAAGCGCGACCCGCACTTTGCCAAGCCGCTGTTTGTGCTGGAGCAGCAGAAAATTGGCACTGAGGAAGCCCTCGTGAGCGCGGCCCTGCGCCAGACTTTCGCCGGCCTCATGCAGGCCAACCAGCAGCAGCGCCAGCCCGCGCCGCTCAGCAAGCTCACCATCGGCCTCGAATGCGGGGGTAGCGATGGCTTCTCGGGCATCTCGGCCAACCCGGCCGTGGGCCACGTCTCGGACCTGCTGGTGGCGCTCGGCGGCTCGGTCATTCTGGCCGAATTCCCGGAGCTGTGCGGCGTGGAGCAGGAAATCGTGAACCGCTCGGTGGACCACGAAACGGCCCAGCGCTTCACCTCGCTCATGAAAGCCTACGGCGACCGCGCCGTGGCCGTGGGCTCGGGCTTCGACATGAACCCCTCGCCCGGTAACATCCGCGACGGCCTCATCACCGACGCCATGAAATCGGCGGGCGCGGCCCGCAAGGGTGGCTCGTCGCCGGTGGTGGCCGTGCTCGACTACCCCGAATTGGTCACCAAGCCCGGCCTGAACCTGCTCTGCACGCCCGGCAACGACGTGGAAAGCACCACGGCCGAAGTCGGCTCGGGGGCCAACGTGGTGCTCTTCACCACCGGCCTGGGCACGCCCACCGGCAACCCCATCGCGCCAGTCGTCAAAATCAGCTCCAATACTAAACTGGCCGAGCGGATGCCCGACATTATCGACGTGAACACCGGCACCGTCATCGACGGCGCGGAAACCATCGAGCAGGCCGGCGCGCGCATCCTGGAGTACGTGATTCAGGTAGCCAGCGGCCTGGAAGTGAGCGCCGTGCGCCACGGGCAGACTGATTTTATTCCGTGGAAGCGCGGGGTTTCTTTGTAG